A window of Abyssibacter profundi genomic DNA:
GTCAGGTATCCGCCCCGAGCCACGGTCTTGTAGACATCGAATGCGACGGCCTTGTGCTCGATTTCCTCGACGGCATGCCAGGCATACATCGCTCGGATGCGTGGATCGGCATCCTTCAGGAGTCCCTTGGCGAAGAACCCATGCGCCATCAAGGCGGTTAAGTGCTCAGCGGCGGCCGTCTGCGCCAATGTGTAACGCCGCGACATGCGCTTGCGGAAGACATTGAATAAAAAGTGGTGCTCTTCCTGGAGGATGTGATCAACAGCCACACCCTGCGCCTTGATGCGTTGATTGAACTGGCTATGCACCATGCCGTGCTGGCCTTCCTGATAAATGAAGTCCTTCACTTGGTGCTGAAGATCGGGGTCGGTGATCTGGTCACGAAAATCGCGGACGCAAGCGATGAAAAAGCGCTCACCCTCGGGGAATAGCAAACTCATGGCATCAAAGAACCGCGACTTAAACGCATCGCCCCCAAACCAGTAGCGTGGGAGGTCGTCGTCCTCCAGACCAAAGTCCGGGCCCTTGCGTGGAACAATTCTATGTTCGGTCATCGTTGTCGTCTCCTCGGCGCACGACATGGGCGCGCCTTTGAGTCTCGAGCATACCGACGCGTCGATGGGCTGCGATTGGTAGGAGTACCACCGATTGGTTCAGGTTTCGGTCAATCCTGCCGATTTCAGTGGCAAGATGAACGTGTCCGCCCCGCCTGGAAGACAGACGCATTTTCACACCGAGATCACAGACTGTTGCACGGCATCCGGTGACCCTGCCCACCGGATCGGTCGGGGTGCAGGCCAGAGCGCTTGCCATCCGACAGGCCCTGGACCATCCCCGTCCGTGGTTGCACTTCCCCGCGTCGTTGGAAACCGCCTTTCGCCACTGGTACGTCAACGGTATCCGAGGCGCCAGAATCCTCTTGGCCATCGTGGTGATCGCACTGCTGGTGATCAATTCACTTAGCGAATGGCTGATCATGCGGCCCGATGCGCGTTTTCTTCCCG
This region includes:
- a CDS encoding metal-dependent hydrolase, with protein sequence MTEHRIVPRKGPDFGLEDDDLPRYWFGGDAFKSRFFDAMSLLFPEGERFFIACVRDFRDQITDPDLQHQVKDFIYQEGQHGMVHSQFNQRIKAQGVAVDHILQEEHHFLFNVFRKRMSRRYTLAQTAAAEHLTALMAHGFFAKGLLKDADPRIRAMYAWHAVEEIEHKAVAFDVYKTVARGGYLTRVLAMLQVSITFPLHTFLIMRHMFKVDALPRRGRAWLKGLWWLYGPRGVFSGLLGHYLAYFKPGFHPWQQGQLESYAAWREAYERSGDAIEAGEVVARAA